The following proteins come from a genomic window of Pseudomonas sp. WJP1:
- a CDS encoding EscU/YscU/HrcU family type III secretion system export apparatus switch protein, translating into MKNPNAPRQAIALKYDGTHAPTLTAKGDEELAEEILRIARDCEVPIYENAELVSLLARMELGDSIPQELYLTIAEIIAFAWNLKGKFPVGQDPDGLMVEKDITERGDDY; encoded by the coding sequence ATGAAAAACCCCAACGCCCCACGCCAGGCCATCGCCCTCAAGTACGACGGCACCCACGCCCCTACCCTCACGGCCAAGGGCGACGAGGAACTGGCGGAAGAAATCCTGCGCATCGCTCGCGACTGCGAAGTGCCGATCTACGAGAACGCCGAACTGGTGAGCCTGTTGGCGCGGATGGAGTTGGGGGACAGTATCCCGCAGGAACTCTATCTCACGATTGCCGAGATCATTGCGTTTGCGTGGAACTTGAAAGGTAAGTTTCCGGTGGGGCAGGATCCGGATGGGCTGATGGTCGAGAAGGACATCACCGAACGCGGGGATGACTACTGA
- a CDS encoding chemotaxis protein CheA, with product MSFGADEEILQDFLVEAGEILEQLSEQLVELESRPDDADLLNAIFRGFHTVKGGAGFLQLNELVECCHIAENVFDILRKGERRVDSELMDVVLEALDAVNGMFSEVRERCPITAATPELLAALARLAEPQAADEVAAAPAAVVEAAVVEADSGDITDNEFEQLLDSLNAVKAQAEAPAVVPAPASEVAASDTAVSDEITDAEFESLLDQLHGKGKFAVDAVAPAPAAPPEPKAAGDSSDITDEEFEALLDQLHGKGNFAVEALESAIASVPAPAAPTAAAAGSDLISDHEFEALLDELHGKGKFSEVGTATATSGSNTSVAASTAKVVAPKPVAKAPEPKAEAPAPVAAAVPAAARAPAAPPAEKPASEAETTVRVDTARLDEIMNMVGELVLVRNRLVRLGANSADEAMSKAVSNLDVVTADLQTAVMKTRMQPIKKVFGRFPRLVRDLARQLKKEINLELVGEDTDLDKNLVEALADPLVHLVRNAVDHGIESPEEREASGKARGGKVILAAEQEGDHILLSISDDGKGMDPNVLRAIAVKRGVMDKDAADRLSDTECYNLIFAPGFSTKTEISDVSGRGVGMDVVKTKISQLNGSINIYSAKGQGSKIVIKVPLTLAIMPTLMVMLGNQAFAFPLVNVNEIFHLDLSRTNVVDGQEVVIVRDKALPLFYLKRWLVSSAAHEEQREGHVVILSVGTQRIGFVVDQLVGQEEVVIKPLGKMLQGTPGMSGATITGDGRIALILDVPSMLKRYATRRI from the coding sequence ATGAGCTTCGGCGCCGATGAAGAGATCCTTCAGGATTTCCTGGTTGAGGCCGGCGAGATTCTAGAGCAACTGTCCGAGCAACTGGTCGAGCTGGAAAGCCGTCCGGATGATGCGGACTTGCTCAATGCAATTTTTCGCGGTTTTCACACTGTAAAAGGGGGCGCTGGCTTCCTCCAGCTCAACGAGCTGGTGGAGTGCTGCCACATCGCCGAGAACGTATTCGACATCCTGCGCAAGGGCGAACGTCGCGTCGACTCGGAATTGATGGACGTGGTCCTCGAAGCGCTGGATGCGGTGAACGGCATGTTCAGCGAAGTGCGCGAACGCTGCCCGATCACGGCTGCAACCCCCGAGTTGCTGGCGGCACTGGCCCGTCTGGCCGAGCCGCAAGCGGCTGACGAGGTGGCTGCTGCGCCTGCTGCAGTGGTTGAAGCGGCAGTGGTCGAAGCCGATTCAGGCGATATTACCGATAACGAATTCGAACAGTTGCTGGACTCGCTGAACGCCGTCAAGGCCCAGGCCGAAGCGCCAGCCGTTGTTCCTGCACCTGCCAGCGAAGTGGCTGCAAGCGATACGGCTGTCAGCGACGAAATCACCGATGCCGAGTTCGAGTCGTTGCTCGATCAACTGCACGGCAAGGGCAAGTTCGCCGTCGATGCGGTGGCCCCGGCGCCCGCCGCGCCACCAGAGCCTAAAGCCGCTGGCGATAGCTCCGACATCACCGACGAAGAATTCGAAGCCTTGCTCGACCAGTTGCACGGCAAGGGCAACTTTGCGGTCGAGGCGCTGGAATCGGCCATCGCATCGGTGCCTGCTCCGGCAGCGCCCACCGCAGCGGCGGCCGGCAGTGACCTGATCAGCGACCATGAATTCGAGGCACTGCTCGACGAATTGCACGGCAAAGGCAAGTTCAGCGAAGTCGGCACCGCGACAGCAACGAGCGGCTCGAATACCTCGGTGGCGGCATCGACCGCCAAGGTCGTTGCACCTAAGCCCGTGGCCAAGGCGCCCGAACCGAAAGCCGAAGCGCCGGCACCGGTTGCCGCCGCGGTACCGGCTGCGGCCCGTGCCCCGGCTGCGCCGCCCGCGGAAAAGCCGGCCAGCGAAGCCGAGACCACCGTGCGGGTCGATACCGCGCGGCTCGACGAGATCATGAACATGGTCGGCGAACTGGTGCTGGTGCGGAACCGCCTGGTGCGCCTGGGCGCCAACAGTGCCGACGAAGCCATGTCCAAGGCCGTGTCGAACCTCGACGTGGTCACGGCCGACCTGCAGACCGCGGTCATGAAGACCCGGATGCAGCCGATCAAGAAAGTCTTCGGGCGCTTCCCGCGCCTGGTTCGCGACCTGGCGCGCCAGCTCAAGAAAGAGATCAACCTGGAGCTGGTCGGCGAAGACACCGACCTCGACAAGAACCTGGTCGAGGCCCTGGCCGACCCGCTGGTCCACCTGGTGCGCAACGCGGTCGACCACGGCATCGAATCGCCGGAAGAACGCGAAGCCTCGGGCAAGGCCCGTGGCGGCAAGGTGATCCTGGCGGCCGAGCAGGAAGGCGATCACATCCTGTTGTCGATCTCCGACGACGGCAAGGGCATGGACCCGAATGTCCTGCGGGCCATCGCGGTAAAACGCGGGGTGATGGACAAGGACGCGGCCGACCGCCTGAGCGATACCGAGTGCTACAACCTGATCTTCGCCCCGGGTTTCTCGACCAAGACCGAGATCTCCGACGTGTCGGGTCGTGGCGTGGGCATGGACGTGGTGAAAACCAAGATCTCCCAGCTCAACGGTTCGATCAACATCTATTCGGCCAAGGGCCAGGGCTCGAAAATCGTCATCAAGGTGCCGCTGACCCTGGCGATCATGCCGACCCTGATGGTCATGCTCGGCAACCAGGCGTTCGCCTTCCCGCTGGTGAACGTCAACGAGATCTTCCACCTCGACCTGTCGCGCACCAACGTGGTCGACGGCCAGGAAGTGGTGATCGTGCGGGACAAGGCACTGCCGTTGTTCTACCTCAAGCGCTGGCTGGTCAGCTCCGCCGCTCACGAAGAGCAGCGCGAAGGCCACGTGGTGATCCTTTCGGTGGGCACCCAGCGGATCGGCTTTGTCGTCGACCAGCTGGTGGGCCAGGAAGAAGTGGTCATCAAGCCATTGGGCAAAATGCTCCAGGGAACCCCGGGCATGTCGGGCGCCACCATTACCGGTGACGGCCGCATCGCGCTGATTCTCGATGTTCCGAGCATGCTCAAGCGTTACGCCACACGGCGTATTTGA
- a CDS encoding flagellar motor protein has product MDVLSLIGIIMAFVAIIGGNYLEGGHIGALANGPAALIVLGGTIGAALLQSPMSAFKRAMQILAWILFPPRVDLAGGIDRVVNWSLTARKEGLLGLEGVADTEPDSYSRKGLQLLVDGVEPEAIRSILEVDFYTQESRDIEAAKVFESMGGYAPTIGIIGAVMGLIHVMGNLGDPSQLGNGIAVAFVATIYGVASANLVLLPIAAKLKSIALRQSRYREMLLEGILSIAEGENPRSIELKLQGFMD; this is encoded by the coding sequence ATGGACGTTTTAAGTCTCATCGGCATCATCATGGCGTTCGTCGCCATCATTGGCGGCAACTACCTCGAAGGCGGACATATCGGTGCGCTGGCCAACGGTCCGGCCGCGTTGATCGTGCTGGGGGGGACCATCGGCGCGGCGTTGCTGCAATCGCCCATGAGCGCCTTCAAGCGTGCCATGCAGATTCTGGCGTGGATCCTGTTTCCTCCGCGGGTCGACCTGGCCGGTGGTATCGATCGCGTCGTCAACTGGAGCCTGACCGCCCGCAAGGAAGGCCTGCTGGGGCTGGAAGGGGTGGCCGATACCGAACCCGACAGCTACTCGCGCAAAGGCCTGCAATTGCTGGTCGATGGCGTCGAGCCGGAAGCGATCCGCAGCATTCTCGAGGTGGATTTCTACACCCAGGAAAGCCGCGACATCGAAGCCGCCAAGGTTTTCGAAAGCATGGGCGGTTATGCGCCGACCATCGGCATCATCGGTGCGGTAATGGGCCTGATTCACGTGATGGGCAACCTGGGCGATCCGTCGCAGCTGGGCAATGGCATCGCCGTGGCCTTCGTCGCCACCATTTACGGTGTGGCCAGTGCCAACCTGGTGTTGCTGCCGATTGCCGCCAAACTCAAGTCCATCGCGTTGCGCCAGTCGCGTTATCGCGAAATGTTGCTGGAAGGAATCCTGTCGATCGCCGAAGGTGAAAACCCGCGCTCTATCGAGTTGAAGCTCCAGGGCTTCATGGATTGA
- a CDS encoding DUF2802 domain-containing protein, translated as MILEVAVIVLFLFWAGTLAMFLSYIRGQKLIAAQQAQGDAQRDQRIKDLGRRVDNYQDGNVRMGEELQELRTLVAPLPDKLTRLEQRDPKSLSFDQAAKLVGMGASVDELTQSCGLTQAEAELMSKVHKN; from the coding sequence TTGATTCTCGAGGTGGCGGTCATTGTCCTGTTCCTGTTCTGGGCAGGCACGCTGGCAATGTTTTTGTCCTACATCCGCGGGCAAAAGCTGATCGCCGCGCAACAGGCCCAGGGCGATGCGCAGCGCGACCAGCGCATCAAGGATTTGGGCAGGCGCGTCGACAATTACCAGGATGGCAATGTGCGCATGGGCGAAGAGCTGCAGGAATTGCGCACGCTCGTCGCGCCATTGCCGGACAAGCTGACCCGGCTGGAACAACGCGATCCCAAGAGCCTGTCATTTGACCAGGCGGCGAAACTGGTCGGCATGGGCGCCAGCGTCGACGAACTGACCCAGTCCTGCGGCCTGACCCAGGCCGAGGCGGAGTTGATGAGCAAGGTGCACAAGAACTGA
- the fliA gene encoding RNA polymerase sigma factor FliA, protein MTASGYNLYKASARNAQYELIERYAPLVKRIAYHLLARLPASVQVEDLIQAGMIGLLEVSTKYDASKGASFETYAGIRIRGAMLDEVRKGDWAPRSVHRNTRMVSDAIRSIEAKTGRDAKDHEVAAELQLSLDDYYGILNDTLGSRLFSFDDLLQDGEHEGLHEDGASAHLEPSRDLEDERFQAALADAIANLPERERLVLALYYDEELNLKEIGEVLGVSESRVSQLHSQCAARLRGRLGEWRAR, encoded by the coding sequence ATGACCGCCAGCGGTTACAACCTCTACAAGGCATCGGCGCGTAACGCGCAGTACGAGCTGATCGAGCGTTACGCGCCGCTGGTTAAACGCATTGCCTATCACTTGCTGGCGCGTCTGCCGGCCAGTGTCCAGGTCGAAGACCTGATCCAGGCCGGGATGATCGGCCTGCTGGAAGTATCGACCAAATACGACGCCAGCAAAGGCGCCAGTTTCGAGACCTACGCAGGCATCCGCATCCGCGGCGCCATGCTCGATGAAGTGCGCAAGGGTGACTGGGCGCCTCGTTCGGTCCACCGCAATACGCGAATGGTCAGCGACGCCATTCGCTCGATTGAAGCGAAAACCGGCCGTGACGCTAAAGATCACGAAGTTGCGGCCGAACTCCAATTGAGTCTTGACGATTACTACGGGATTTTGAACGACACCCTGGGCAGCCGCCTGTTCAGTTTCGACGACCTGTTGCAGGACGGCGAACATGAAGGGCTGCACGAGGACGGCGCCAGTGCTCATCTGGAACCGTCTCGCGATCTGGAAGATGAACGCTTCCAGGCAGCGCTGGCGGACGCGATCGCCAATTTGCCGGAGCGTGAGCGATTGGTGTTGGCGCTGTACTACGACGAAGAACTGAATCTCAAGGAAATCGGCGAGGTCCTGGGGGTCAGCGAATCCCGGGTCAGCCAGTTACACAGCCAGTGCGCGGCCCGTTTGCGGGGGCGTCTGGGAGAGTGGCGAGCGCGCTGA
- a CDS encoding chemotaxis response regulator CheY, with protein sequence MKILIVDDFSTMRRIIKNLLRDLGFTNTVEADDGTTAIPVLNSGSIDFLVTDWNMPGMTGIDLLRHVRADERLKHLPVLMVTAEAKREQIIEAAQAGVNGYVVKPFTAQALKEKIEKIFERIG encoded by the coding sequence ATGAAAATCCTCATCGTTGATGACTTCTCAACGATGCGGCGGATCATCAAGAACCTGTTGCGTGACCTTGGGTTCACCAACACGGTCGAGGCCGACGATGGCACTACCGCCATTCCGGTACTCAACAGCGGGAGCATCGACTTTCTGGTGACGGACTGGAACATGCCTGGCATGACCGGTATCGATCTGCTGCGCCACGTGCGCGCCGATGAAAGGCTCAAGCACCTGCCCGTGCTGATGGTGACTGCCGAAGCCAAGCGCGAGCAGATCATCGAAGCGGCCCAGGCCGGCGTAAACGGCTATGTCGTCAAACCCTTCACGGCCCAGGCGTTGAAAGAAAAAATCGAGAAGATTTTCGAACGCATCGGTTGA
- a CDS encoding ParA family protein — translation MRVWAVANQKGGVGKTTSSIALAGLLAEAGKRVVVVDLDPHGSMTSYFGYDPDSLEHSSYDLFLHKGSVPQGLPGQLLLPTSHESISLLPSSTALATLERQSPGQSGLGLVIAKSLAQLWQDFDYAVIDSPPLLGVLMVNALAASQQLVIPVQTEHLAVKGLERMVNTLAMINRSRKQALPFTIVPTLFDRRTQASLGTLRVLRDKFPNEIWQGYIPVDTRLRDASRAGLTPSQFDGKSRGVVAYRALLKHLLAAQLVAQVA, via the coding sequence ATGAGAGTCTGGGCAGTTGCCAATCAAAAGGGTGGTGTCGGTAAAACCACTTCTTCCATCGCTTTAGCCGGGTTACTGGCCGAGGCGGGCAAGCGCGTGGTCGTGGTCGATCTCGACCCCCACGGCTCCATGACCAGCTATTTCGGTTACGACCCCGACAGCCTGGAACACAGCAGCTACGACCTGTTCCTGCATAAAGGCAGCGTGCCCCAGGGCCTGCCCGGCCAGCTGTTGCTGCCCACCAGTCACGAATCCATTTCGCTGTTGCCTTCGAGCACCGCGCTGGCCACCCTTGAGCGCCAGTCGCCGGGCCAGAGTGGCCTGGGCCTGGTGATTGCCAAGAGCCTGGCGCAGTTGTGGCAGGACTTCGATTACGCGGTGATCGACAGCCCGCCGTTGCTCGGGGTGCTGATGGTCAATGCCTTGGCGGCAAGCCAGCAACTGGTGATCCCGGTGCAGACCGAGCACCTGGCGGTCAAAGGCCTGGAGCGAATGGTCAACACCCTGGCGATGATCAATCGTTCGCGCAAGCAGGCCTTGCCGTTCACCATCGTGCCGACCCTGTTCGATCGCCGCACGCAGGCATCCCTCGGTACGCTGCGGGTGTTGCGCGACAAGTTTCCAAACGAAATCTGGCAGGGTTACATCCCGGTCGACACACGCTTGCGCGATGCCAGCCGGGCGGGGCTGACGCCTTCGCAGTTTGACGGCAAGAGCCGAGGCGTCGTTGCCTACCGCGCGCTGCTCAAGCATCTGCTGGCGGCGCAACTCGTTGCGCAGGTGGCATGA
- the motD gene encoding flagellar motor protein MotD has protein sequence MARRRQHDEHVNHERWLVSYADFITLLFAFFVVMYSISSINEGKYKVISEALIGVFTDSDRALKPIPIGDERPKTVTPAKPLVKDSDQVDAGVSGASDPLKSIADDISAAFGDLISSKQMTVRGNELWVEIELNSSLLFGSGDAMPSDIAFNIIDKVAAILKPFDNPIHVEGFTDDQPIRTAQYPTNWELSSARSASIVRMLAMQGVNPGRLASVGYGEFQPVANNATAEGRARNRRVVLVVSRNLDVRRSLTATGAANAQPDAALKRAGTQTAPATVKSPVRENAVNSPSPALTR, from the coding sequence ATGGCTCGTCGTCGTCAACATGATGAACATGTAAACCATGAGCGCTGGCTGGTTTCCTACGCCGACTTCATCACCTTGCTCTTCGCGTTTTTCGTGGTGATGTACTCGATTTCGTCGATCAACGAAGGCAAGTACAAAGTCATTTCCGAGGCATTGATCGGCGTCTTCACCGATAGCGATCGCGCGCTCAAGCCAATCCCCATCGGTGACGAGCGGCCGAAGACCGTGACCCCGGCCAAGCCGTTGGTCAAGGACAGTGACCAGGTCGATGCCGGTGTCTCGGGTGCCAGCGATCCGCTCAAGAGCATCGCCGATGACATCAGCGCGGCCTTCGGCGACCTGATCAGCTCCAAACAGATGACCGTGCGCGGCAACGAGTTGTGGGTCGAGATCGAGCTCAATTCCAGCCTGTTGTTCGGCAGCGGCGATGCCATGCCCAGCGACATCGCCTTCAATATCATCGACAAGGTCGCGGCGATCCTCAAACCGTTCGACAACCCGATCCATGTCGAGGGTTTCACCGACGACCAACCGATCCGCACCGCGCAGTATCCCACCAACTGGGAGCTGTCCTCGGCCCGTTCGGCCAGCATCGTGCGCATGCTGGCGATGCAGGGGGTCAATCCCGGTCGCCTGGCCTCGGTGGGCTATGGCGAGTTCCAGCCGGTGGCCAATAACGCCACGGCCGAGGGCCGGGCGCGCAACCGTCGCGTGGTCCTGGTGGTGTCGCGCAACCTCGACGTGCGGCGCAGCCTCACCGCGACGGGGGCGGCCAATGCACAACCGGATGCCGCCTTGAAGCGTGCTGGCACACAAACTGCACCAGCCACGGTCAAGTCGCCGGTTCGAGAGAACGCCGTCAATTCTCCGTCGCCCGCATTAACACGTTGA
- a CDS encoding chemotaxis protein CheW produces MNRPLKITSRPQLALQTYLDSLLQDITEEFAAEIETLPEVIEADAVLDEFQAAVLEEQARDAQNIVVAAAPAVAPVVKTPVAVIDAPTPVLAPVSTIAPLLQTLVPPAVEDQQVLIPAPVEVQQVLVPPLVEVHLPPADMPPPAETDGRPAWAAEPFECLLFDVAGLTLAVPLVCLGSIYPLAGHELTSLFGQPEWFLGILPSQAGNLKVLDTARWVMPDRYREDFKQGLQYVISVQGYDWGLAVHQVSRSLRLDPNEIKWRSHRGQRPWLAGTVIEHMCALLDVCELAELIASGGARHMGGTKPPHKTT; encoded by the coding sequence ATGAACCGGCCATTGAAAATCACCTCGCGTCCGCAACTGGCGCTGCAGACCTATCTGGACAGCCTGCTGCAAGACATCACCGAAGAATTCGCAGCGGAAATCGAAACGCTTCCCGAGGTGATCGAGGCCGACGCTGTGCTGGACGAATTCCAGGCGGCAGTACTCGAAGAGCAGGCTCGCGACGCGCAGAACATCGTCGTCGCAGCCGCCCCGGCGGTAGCGCCGGTAGTGAAAACACCGGTTGCCGTGATCGATGCGCCAACACCTGTTCTGGCACCGGTCTCGACGATCGCACCTTTGCTGCAAACCTTGGTGCCACCCGCCGTCGAAGACCAACAGGTTTTGATTCCGGCCCCTGTCGAAGTGCAACAGGTACTGGTACCGCCATTGGTCGAAGTGCATCTGCCACCCGCTGACATGCCACCGCCGGCAGAAACCGACGGTCGACCAGCCTGGGCGGCCGAACCTTTCGAATGCCTGTTGTTCGATGTCGCCGGGTTGACCCTGGCGGTGCCGCTGGTGTGCCTGGGTTCGATCTATCCACTGGCTGGTCACGAGCTGACGTCGTTGTTTGGTCAGCCGGAGTGGTTCCTTGGCATCCTGCCGAGCCAGGCCGGCAACCTGAAGGTGTTGGACACGGCACGATGGGTCATGCCCGATCGTTACCGCGAGGATTTCAAGCAGGGCCTGCAATACGTGATTTCCGTCCAGGGCTACGATTGGGGGCTGGCGGTGCATCAGGTCAGTCGCTCGTTGCGCCTGGACCCGAACGAAATCAAATGGCGCAGCCACCGTGGCCAACGGCCGTGGCTGGCGGGCACGGTGATTGAACACATGTGTGCATTGCTCGATGTCTGCGAACTGGCCGAGTTGATCGCCAGCGGTGGGGCCAGGCACATGGGCGGCACGAAGCCGCCCCATAAAACTACATAA
- a CDS encoding chemotaxis protein CheW, which produces MNDKATAAKGSEDPILQWVTFKLDNETYGINVMRVQEVLRYTEIAPVPGAPSYVLGIINLRGNVVTVIDTRQRFGLMNAEISDNTRIVIIEADKQVVGIMVDSVAEVVYLRQSEIETAPNVGNEESAKFIQGVCNKNNELLILVELDKMMSEEEWSDLENI; this is translated from the coding sequence ATGAATGACAAGGCGACGGCGGCAAAGGGTTCCGAAGATCCGATCCTGCAATGGGTCACCTTCAAGCTGGACAACGAGACCTACGGCATCAACGTGATGCGCGTCCAGGAAGTCCTGCGCTACACCGAAATCGCCCCGGTACCGGGCGCTCCGAGCTATGTGCTGGGCATCATCAACCTGCGCGGCAACGTGGTCACCGTGATCGACACCCGCCAGCGCTTCGGCCTGATGAATGCCGAAATCAGCGACAACACCCGCATCGTCATCATCGAAGCCGACAAGCAAGTGGTCGGGATCATGGTCGACAGCGTGGCCGAAGTGGTTTACCTGCGTCAGTCGGAAATCGAGACCGCGCCGAACGTCGGTAACGAAGAGTCCGCCAAGTTCATCCAGGGCGTGTGCAACAAGAACAACGAACTGCTGATCCTTGTCGAGCTGGACAAGATGATGAGCGAAGAAGAATGGTCGGACCTGGAGAACATCTGA
- a CDS encoding protein-glutamate methylesterase/protein-glutamine glutaminase, translating into MAVKVLVVDDSGFFRRRVSEILSADSNIQVVGTATNGKEAIDQALALKPDVITMDYEMPMMDGITAVRHIMQRCPTPVLMFSSLTHEGARVTLDALDAGAVDFLPKNFEDISRNPEKVKQLLCEKILSISRSNRRISSYSAPAPVVAPAPTPTPSSTFGYGSSAPVRPTPTPIPSRAPVHAPSSPAPKRKAYKLLAIGTSTGGPVALQRVLTQLPANFPAPIVLVQHMPAAFTKAFAERLDKLCRISVKEAEDGDILRPGLALLAPGGKQMMIDGRGAVKILPGDERLNYKPCVDITFGSAAKSYGDKVLAVVLTGMGADGREGARLLKQSGSSIWAQDEASCVIYGMPMAIVKAELADAVYALDDIGRHIVEACV; encoded by the coding sequence ATGGCAGTCAAGGTCCTGGTGGTGGACGATTCAGGGTTTTTCCGTCGCCGCGTCTCGGAAATTCTTTCAGCGGATTCCAATATCCAGGTCGTCGGCACGGCGACCAATGGCAAAGAGGCGATCGATCAGGCGCTGGCCCTCAAGCCGGACGTGATCACCATGGACTACGAGATGCCGATGATGGACGGCATCACCGCGGTACGGCACATCATGCAGCGCTGCCCGACCCCGGTCTTGATGTTTTCCTCGCTGACCCATGAAGGCGCCCGGGTCACCCTGGACGCGCTGGACGCCGGCGCGGTGGACTTCCTGCCGAAGAACTTCGAAGACATCTCGCGCAACCCCGAGAAGGTCAAGCAACTGCTGTGCGAGAAGATCCTCAGCATCTCGCGCAGCAATCGTCGCATCAGCAGCTACAGCGCACCGGCGCCGGTGGTAGCACCGGCTCCGACGCCAACGCCTTCGAGCACTTTCGGTTATGGCAGCAGCGCGCCGGTGCGCCCGACCCCCACGCCGATCCCGAGCCGTGCACCTGTGCACGCACCGTCGTCGCCTGCGCCCAAACGCAAAGCCTACAAATTGCTGGCCATCGGTACGTCCACCGGCGGCCCGGTGGCCCTGCAGCGGGTATTGACCCAGCTGCCAGCCAACTTCCCCGCCCCGATCGTGTTGGTCCAGCACATGCCGGCGGCCTTCACCAAGGCGTTCGCCGAGCGCCTGGACAAGCTCTGCCGGATCAGCGTCAAGGAAGCCGAGGACGGCGACATCCTGCGCCCGGGCCTGGCGTTGTTGGCACCCGGCGGCAAGCAGATGATGATCGACGGCCGGGGTGCGGTGAAAATCCTGCCGGGCGACGAGCGCTTGAACTACAAGCCGTGCGTGGACATCACCTTCGGGTCGGCAGCCAAGTCCTATGGCGACAAAGTTCTGGCGGTGGTACTGACCGGCATGGGCGCCGACGGTCGCGAAGGCGCACGCCTGCTCAAGCAGAGCGGCAGTTCGATCTGGGCCCAGGATGAAGCCAGCTGCGTGATCTATGGCATGCCCATGGCCATCGTCAAGGCCGAACTGGCCGACGCGGTGTATGCACTGGACGACATCGGCCGGCACATCGTCGAGGCGTGTGTCTGA
- a CDS encoding protein phosphatase CheZ yields the protein MGHNESSQGDFESTLKKHAVELVASLEKGRFGDAVQLIHELNQTRDRGLYQEVGKLTRELHSAIVNFQIDPHMPQAEEVSQITDATERLGYVVKLTEAAANRTMDLVENATPLVNSLADEAQGLSTDWGRFMRREVGAEEFRELARRVDGFLARSSADNRAVSSNLNDILLAQDYQDLTGQVIKRVTQLVTEVESNLLKLVLMASQVDRFAGIEHDRAAMLAEKDPQKHLSKGEGPQIHADKREDVMSGQDDVDDLLSSLGF from the coding sequence ATGGGGCATAACGAATCATCCCAGGGCGATTTTGAATCGACCCTGAAAAAACACGCCGTCGAATTGGTCGCGAGCCTTGAAAAGGGCAGGTTCGGCGATGCTGTGCAATTGATCCATGAGCTCAACCAGACCCGTGACCGCGGCCTGTATCAGGAAGTGGGCAAGCTCACCCGCGAGCTGCATAGCGCGATCGTCAACTTCCAGATTGACCCGCACATGCCGCAAGCCGAGGAAGTGTCACAGATCACCGACGCCACCGAGCGCCTGGGGTATGTGGTGAAGCTGACCGAAGCCGCCGCCAACCGCACCATGGACCTGGTGGAAAACGCCACACCGCTGGTCAACAGCCTGGCTGACGAAGCCCAGGGCTTGAGCACCGACTGGGGCCGCTTCATGCGCCGCGAAGTCGGGGCTGAAGAGTTTCGTGAGTTGGCCCGGCGCGTCGACGGCTTCCTGGCGCGCAGCAGCGCGGACAACCGTGCGGTGTCGAGCAATCTCAATGACATTCTGCTTGCCCAGGATTACCAGGACCTCACCGGCCAGGTGATCAAGCGCGTGACCCAGTTGGTCACCGAAGTAGAAAGCAACTTGCTCAAGCTCGTGCTGATGGCCAGTCAGGTAGACCGCTTTGCGGGCATCGAACATGACCGTGCGGCGATGCTTGCAGAAAAAGATCCACAAAAACATCTCTCCAAGGGTGAAGGTCCGCAGATTCATGCCGATAAAAGAGAAGACGTTATGTCCGGTCAGGACGATGTGGACGATTTGTTATCCAGCCTAGGTTTTTAG